In a genomic window of Sulfurisphaera tokodaii str. 7:
- a CDS encoding metal-dependent hydrolase family protein: MISLIGKIFDGEKIIEKGTVVIDGDKIVKIVEEESKEGEVIYGNFIMPGLIDTHIHFFGVDEDNLLSWNLVNEIDVAIRSTRDMERILRSGFTTVRDLGSKVAVNLARLQRKGEIIGPTVIASGYSLSITGGNDDPKSLPIDIAQRLSYSFYCDSPYECRKAVRMAIRQGATVIKVYASGAFSQGGKIMPGFSLDELKAIVEEAHRNGLKVASHAYGKEAIMNSVLAGVDTIEHGLGLDEESATLIKEKGVCYIPTLATYEIPFEVDPIVRPFREELVKRHFTEDMRIAISKGLKIALGTDYVGSKQRPHGKNYREAVLLSRYMPNVEVLKSATSIASECLGLHNVGRIREGYNADVIVLNADPLNDIENLSPQHIMYVIKEGQKYKGYALFND, from the coding sequence ATGATAAGTTTAATTGGAAAGATTTTTGATGGAGAGAAAATAATTGAAAAGGGAACTGTTGTTATAGATGGAGATAAAATAGTCAAAATAGTAGAAGAAGAGAGTAAAGAAGGAGAAGTTATATACGGAAATTTCATAATGCCTGGTTTAATTGATACCCATATACATTTCTTCGGTGTAGATGAGGATAATCTTCTGTCATGGAATCTCGTTAACGAAATTGACGTCGCTATAAGAAGTACGAGAGATATGGAAAGGATTTTAAGATCGGGGTTTACAACCGTTAGGGATTTAGGGAGTAAAGTAGCGGTTAATTTAGCCAGATTACAAAGAAAAGGTGAGATCATAGGACCTACTGTCATTGCTTCTGGATACTCGTTATCAATAACTGGAGGTAATGATGACCCCAAATCATTACCTATTGACATAGCTCAAAGGCTTTCATATTCCTTCTATTGTGATTCCCCATATGAGTGCAGAAAGGCCGTAAGAATGGCGATAAGGCAGGGTGCAACAGTAATAAAAGTTTATGCTTCTGGTGCATTTTCTCAAGGAGGAAAAATAATGCCGGGATTTTCACTAGATGAGTTAAAAGCAATTGTTGAAGAGGCTCATAGAAATGGACTTAAAGTTGCGTCTCATGCCTATGGGAAGGAAGCTATTATGAACTCAGTCCTAGCTGGAGTTGATACGATAGAACATGGTTTAGGCTTAGATGAGGAATCTGCCACTTTAATTAAAGAAAAAGGAGTATGTTATATACCTACATTAGCGACTTACGAAATACCATTTGAAGTAGATCCAATAGTTAGACCATTTAGAGAAGAACTAGTTAAAAGGCACTTCACTGAAGATATGAGAATTGCAATATCTAAAGGTTTGAAAATTGCATTGGGAACTGATTATGTAGGATCTAAACAAAGACCTCACGGAAAAAATTATAGAGAAGCTGTACTACTTTCAAGATATATGCCAAATGTAGAAGTATTAAAATCTGCAACTTCTATAGCTAGTGAATGCCTAGGATTACACAATGTTGGCAGAATAAGAGAAGGTTATAACGCTGATGTAATCGTATTAAACGCTGATCCCTTAAATGACATAGAAAACTTATCACCACAACATATAATGTATGTGATAAAAGAAGGGCAAAAGTATAAAGGTTATGCTCTTTTTAATGATTAA